Proteins encoded by one window of Dioscorea cayenensis subsp. rotundata cultivar TDr96_F1 chromosome 20, TDr96_F1_v2_PseudoChromosome.rev07_lg8_w22 25.fasta, whole genome shotgun sequence:
- the LOC120251380 gene encoding LOW QUALITY PROTEIN: GDP-mannose transporter GONST2-like (The sequence of the model RefSeq protein was modified relative to this genomic sequence to represent the inferred CDS: deleted 6 bases in 4 codons): MIVLAVEFLGAISTKKATWKLVRVWIPVNLIFVGMLVTGMYSLKHINVAMVTILKNMTNILTAFGKSIFFKKRQNGKVWVALFLMIVSAVNGGITDLSFGAMGYTWQIMNAFLLTSYSLTLRKVMDTVKRSVKSGSLNEVSMVFLNNSLSVPFAIVLIILSDEWGYVSKEGVIRLPMFWVLLDESGLLGVAISFTSLWFLNQTSPTTYSLVGSLNKIPISICGILLFKVPVSLPNLFSIFVRVLFFGVFFAKAKMS, from the exons ATGATCGTTCTAGCGGTGGAGTTCCTTGGAGCGATCTCCACGAAAAAGGCGACATGGAAG CTGGTCCGAGTTTGGATTCCTGTGAATCTTATATTTGTCGGCATGCTGGTGACGGGCATGTATAGCTTGAAGCACATAAATGTTGCAATGGTGACAATATtaaagaacatgacaaatattTTAACCGCCTTTGGGAAATCTATCTTTTTCAAGAAGCGCCAGAATGGAAAAGTTTGGGTTGCTCTTTTTCTAATGATCGTATCAGCTGTTAATGGCGGCATTACAGATCTATCCTTTGGTGCGATGGGTTACACATGGCAAATTATGAAC GCGTTCTTACTGACTAGCTATTCATTGACACTCAGAAAAGTCATGGACACAGTGAAGCGATCGGTCAAGTCCGGTTCATTGAATGAAGTTTCAATGGTGTTCTTGAACAATTCACTATCCGTACCATTTGCCATAGTCTTGATCATTCTCTCGGATGAATGGGGATATGTCTCTAAG GAGGGCGTTATCCGACTACCTATGTTTTGGGTTCTGCTA GATGAAAGTGGATTGCTTGGAGTGGCCATTAGTTTTACATCATTGTGGTTTCTAAACCAAACAAGCCCCACTACTTACAGTTTGGTGGGATCATTAAACAAGATTCCAATATCAATCTGTGGTATTTTGCTCTTCAAGGTCCCTGTGAGCTTGCCAAACTTGTTTAGTATCTTTGTTCGGGTTTTATTCTTTGGTGTATTCTTCGCTAAGGCCAAAATGTCCTGA
- the LOC120251381 gene encoding GDP-mannose transporter GONST2-like → MTKSFPATIARCSLATTAHRSSPRMLVADVAAHCLIPLSPPPNPNYPSIKSKTPCSSRILHEPQTRISDAIDENEKLHNGRVSLMLYQNFVSVMIVLAVEFLGAVSTEKLTWKLVRVWIPVNLIFVGMLVTGMYSLKHINVAMVTILKNMTNILTAFGEIYLFKKRQNGKVWVALFLMIVSAVNGGITDLSFGAMGYTWQIMNCVLTASYSLTLRKVMDTAKQSAKSGSLNEVSMVLLNNSLSVPFAIVLIILSDEWGYVSKSDVIQLPMFWVAATVSGLLGLAISFTSLWFLNQTSPTTYSLVGSLNKIPISICGILLFKVPVSLPNLFSILFGLFAGVFFAKAKMS, encoded by the exons ATGACTAAAAGCTTCCCTGCTACTATCGCTCGATGTTCCCTCGCGACAACCGCTCATCGCTCATCACCGCGGATGCTCGTCGCCGATGTTGCCGCTCATTGTTTGATACCCTTGTCGCCGCCGCCAAATCCCAACTAT CCATCAATAAAGTCCAAGACACCATGCTCCTCTCGGATATTGCATGAACCTCAAACAAGAATCAGTGATGCcattgatgaaaatgaaaagcttCACAACGGAAGAGTATCACTGATGCTCTACCAGAATTTTGTAAGTGTCATGATCGTTCTAGCAGTGGAGTTCCTTGGAGCAGTCTCCACAGAAAAGCTGACATGGAAGCTGGTCCGAGTTTGGATTCCTGTGAATCTTATATTTGTCGGCATGCTGGTGACGGGCATGTATAGCTTGAAGCACATAAATGTTGCAATGGTGACAATATtaaagaacatgacaaatattTTAACCGCCTTTGGGGAAATCTATCTTTTCAAGAAGCGCCAGAATGGAAAAGTTTGGGTTGCTCTTTTTCTAATGATCGTATCAGCTGTTAATGGCGGCATTACAGATCTATCCTTTGGTGCGATGGGTTACACATGGCAAATTATGAACTGCGTTCTTACAGCTAGCTATTCATTGACACTCCGAAAAGTCATGGACACAGCGAAGCAGTCAGCCAAGTCCGGTTCATTGAATGAAGTTTCAATGGTGTTACTGAACAATTCACTATCTGTACCATTTGCCATAGTCTTGATCATTCTCTCAGATGAATGGGGATATGTCTCTAAGTCAGACGTTATCCAGCTACCTATGTTTTGGGTTGCTGCTACAGTAAGTGGATTGCTTGGACTGGCCATTAGTTTTACATCATTGTGGTTTCTAAACCAAACAAGCCCCACTACTTACAGTTTGGTGGGATCATTAAACAAGATTCCAATATCAATCTGTGGTATTTTGCTCTTCAAGGTCCCTGTGAGCTTGCCAAACTTGTTTAGTATACTGTTCGGTTTATTTGCTGGTGTATTCTTCGCTAAGGCCAAAATGTCCTGA